The segment ACGAGACGACGGACGGCGTCGCCTCGGCCTACGGCCTGGTCCAGTTGACCGGCAAGCTCGACGACGAGCTGCGCTACCTCGAGCGGCTCCGCGGCGTCACGCGCGAGCAGATCAGGGACGCGGCGCGCAAGTACCTGCCGGTGACGGACTACGCGCGCATCGCCTTCGTGCCGGGAAAGTCAAAATGACTCGACGGGTCCTCGCTCTCGCCGCCGCGCTGATCCTTCTCGCTCCCGCGGCGGCCTCCGCGCAGGGCGGCGGCGTCACGCGCACGCGCCTGCCCAACGGGCTCACGGTGCTGGTGCGCGAGAATCCGGCGGCGCCCGTCGTCGCCTACTCGCTGATGGTCACGATGGGCACGCGCACCGAGACGCCCGACATCGCGGGCATCTCCAACCTTCTCCAGCAAATGCTGGTGCGCGGCACGGAAAAGCTGGACGGTGAGCAGATCGCCGAGGCCGCGGACCGGATGGGCGGCAGCATCGACGCCTACGGGGATGCCGACTACTCGGAGATCACCGCGACCGCGCTCTCGCGCAACTGGCAGGAGATGCTGGAGCTGATCGGCGACTGCGCCCTGCGCCCGACGCTGCCCGACGGCACCGTACAGGCGGTGCGCGACTTCCTCGGTCGCCAGATCCGCAATCGCGGTGACAAGCCCTTCGACGTCGCTTCGGACAAGATGCGGGCGGCCCTCTTCGGCTCCAACCCGTATGCCTGGGATCCTCTCGGCCGCCGCGAGAGCGTCGAGAAGCTCACGCGCGAGGCGCTCCTCGCCTACTACCGCCGCTACTACGTGCCGGGACAGATGGTCTTAGCAGTGAGCGGCGACGTCAAAACCGCCGATGTGATCCCGCAGGTCCAGCGGATCTTTGGCGCTCTGCCCTCCGGCACGACCGCGAGCCCCGCCGTGCCCGCGCCGCCCGCGATGGCGGCTACGCGGGAGGTCGCCGTCGTCCCGGGCGCCCAGGCGCAGATTCTCATGGCGGCCCTCGCGCCGGCGCTCACGCATCCGGATCACCCACCGCTCAAGGTCCTCACGGCTCTCTTGGGCGGCGGCATGGCCTCGCGCTTCTTCTCCGAGCTGCGCGACCAGCAGGCGCTGGCCTACACGACGCTGGCGCAGTATCCCGCGCGCGTGGACACGAGCGCCTTCATCAGCATCCTCGGGACGGCGCCCGAGAACGTCCCCAAGGCCGAGCGTGCGCTCACGCAGCAGCTCGAGCGCATCCGGACTCAGCAGGCCTCGGCGGAGGAAGTGGCCGTCGCCCGCGCCTACGTCCTCGGCAGCCAGGCGATGGACCGGCGGACCAACGCGCGGCAGGCCTGGTACCTGGCCTTCTACGAGATCGCCGGCGTGGGATTCGAGTTCCTCGACCGCTACGCCGCCGACGTCAAGAAGGTCACGCCCGCCGACGTCCAGCGCGTCGCGCAGAAGTACCTCGGCATCCTGCGAACCGTCATCGTCCAGCCGAAGTAGCGGCGGCTAGCTCGCGAGGATCTCAGGGAACTCGCGAATGATGCGGTGGGGGCGGACAGCGCTTCCCGCCGCCAGCCCCGTCCCGTCGCGGTCGACCCAGACGCCACGCAGCCCCAGCCGTTGGGGCGCCGCCACGTCCCACTCGATGTTGTCGCCCACCATCCACGCCTCGCGCGCGGGCACTCCCAGGCGCTCGAGAACATGGCGGTACACGATCTCCTCGGGCTTGCCGGCGCCGAACTCGCCTTCGATCAGGATGGCGTCGAAGTAGCGGGCAAGGTCGTAGCGCTCGATCTTCCGGCGCTGCTGGCTCTTGTCGCCGTTGGTGACAAGGGCCATGGCCACGCCGGCCTCGCGAAGCCGGCCGAGCGCCTCGGCGACGCCCGGGAAGAGGCGCATCACGGCCCAGCGGCGGGCGGCGAAGTCCTCGGCGACGGCGGCGGCCAGGGGCTCGTTCGGGGCGCCCATCCGCTCGAGGCCGTGCGCCACGATCTTGCGCCACGCGCCCGGCATGTCCACGCGCTCGCACCGGTGGCGCTCGGGATCGTCCCAGAACCAGCGCCGCGCCTTCCGCACGGCGTCGACGAGCGCCGCCGTGTCGACTCCCGCCGGAGCGGTGACGGTCTCGCAGGCCGCGCTCCAGCACTCGTCCACCCCGCCCGAGTAGTCGAGCAGGGTATCGTCCAGGTCCACGAGGAGCGCCTTCATGCTTCGGCCGGGGCCTCCTCGGGCGCCGTGAACGGCGGCAGCTCCGGCTTGCAGACCGCGCGGAAGTTGCACCACCGGCAGATGCGCAGCTCCTCGGCCTTCTCGAAGTTGGCCTCTTCGGCGAGGTTGCGCTCGGGATCCTTGAGGTACGCCTTCATCGCGCGCACGGAGAGACGGATGTGCTCGCGGACGCGGTCGAGGCTGGCTTCGTCCCACGGGTGCGCGGTGACCTTGCCCTCGCGGAGGTTGACCTCGAGCAGGTCCACGCGCGACAGCTCGACGCGCATCACCTCGAGGGCGTACAGCGCGTAGCCGCCCAGCTGGATGCCGGCACCCGCGCCGTTGCCTCCCGTCTTCCAGTCCACGAGCTGGAGGCGGTCGGCGGCGTTCCAGTACCCGAAATCCGGTGCCGAGAAGAGCTTCGTGCCCTCGAAGGGAAAGGAGCCGATGTCCTCGATGAAGGCCCAGCGCTCGGTCGGCGTCCGCTTGATGTCCTCCAGCAGCGGCAGCCGGTGGAAGTTCCGCAGGCAGCGGACGATGTGGTCGCGGAGCGCCTGCCACTCCGAGTCGCAGATGGGGACACCGTACTCGTGCTCGAAGAGGCCCGTCCGCTTGGGGTGCTCGCGGTACACGCCGTCCTTCGAGCCGCGCCACTCGAGACGCATCTGCCGCACCGTGTCCTCGATGAGCGCGGCCTCGGACAGGGCGTGGCCATCCCGCATCGCGAGCAGGGCCCGCTCGACCGCCTCGTGCACGAGGCGGCCGGCCCACATCTGGCGGGTGCCTAACTGCTTGAGCACGTAGAGCCGCCGCACGAGCGGGTCGGCGCCGGCCTCCCAGCCGCCCCAGGCGCCGTAGTACTGGAAGTAGTAGCGGCGGCGGCACTCCTTGAAGACGTTGTCGCGCGTGCGGGACCAGGAAAACTGGTTGACGAGGTCGGCCACGACCCAAGCATAGCACCCCCCAAGACGCTGACGCGCCGCGCCGTCCCGCCGTGGCCACGGCGGCCGAAGCGTGCTAGGCTCCCTGCGCTTCCAAGTACCGCCCGGTTCGAACGCAACTGCTTGCCCACAGGAGGGCCGCATGCCATTCGTGAACATCCGCATCTATGAAGGCTGGGGCAAGGAGCGGAAGGACGAGATCGCCAGGCGCGTGACCGGCGCCATCACCGAGGTCACCGGCCTGCCCAAGGAGGCCGTGTGGGTCGTGATCGAGGAGGTCAACCCGCACGACTGGTACGCAGCGGGCAAGTCGGGGGAGCCGATCAAGAAGTGACGATCGAGATCCGCGACCCGCGCGTCACGGCCGTCGTCGGCCCCAAGGTCGAGTTCGAGAAGATCGCCGGTGGCTGCCTTTTCACCGAGGGGCCTCTCTGGCATCCCACGGGCAAGTACCTGCTCTGGAGCGACATGCCGGGCGACCACCTCCGCCGCTGGTCGGCGAAGGACGGCGTGACGACCTTCCGCAAGCCCTGCAACATGTCCAACGGCCTCACGTGGGACAGGCAGGGCCGGCTCTTGGCATGCGAGCACGCCTCGAGCCAGGTGTCGCGGACCGAGCCCGACGGCCGCATCACGCCGGTGGCGACGCACTACGACGGCAGACAGCTCAACAGCCCCAACGACATCGTCTGCGCCGCCGACGGCTCCGTCTACTTCAGCGATCCGCCGTACGGGCGCGCGGAGTTCTACGGGGTCAAGCGCCCACAGGAGCTGCCGTTCCAGGGCGTCTACCGAGCGAGCAGCGACCCGAAGCGCCCGACGCTTCTGGCGGACGACTTCGACCGGCCGAACGGCCTCTGCTTCTCGCTGGACGGCCGGCGGCTCTTCGTCAACGACACCGCCCGGAAGCACATCCGCGTGTTCGACGTGAAGCCGGACGGCGGCCTGGCCAATGGCCGCGTGTGGGCGGAGACGACGGGCGAGGGCCCGGGTGCCCCCGACGGCATGAAGATCGACTCGGCCGGCAACGTCTACTGCTGCGGCCCCGGCGGAATCCACGTTTTCACTCCCGAGGGCGCCTGCCTCGGCGTGATCCACGTGCCCGAGCGCACGGCCAACTTCGCCTGGGGCGACGACGATTCCAGGAGTCTCTACATCACCGCGTCCACGTCCGTATACCGGATCCTGGTGCAGGTGCCGGGCTTCCCGGCCCTGTAGCTCCGCTGCCGCCACACAGCTAATAAGGAGGCACACGATGATTCGCGCACTGACACTGTTGTTGGCCGCGCTGCTGGCCCTGCCCATCGCGGCCGAAGCCCAGAAGCCGATCAAGGTCGGCATGCCCATGCCGCTCTCCGGGCCTGCCGCGCTCTTCGGCGAGCCCGCCACGAAGGGCGCCCAGATGTATATCGACGAGATCAACGCCAAGGGAGGCGTGCTCGGCCGGAAGATCGAGCTGCTGACCCGGGACTCCAAGGCCGACGCGAACGAGGCGGTCCGCGTCGCCCGCGAGCTCATCCTCAAGGAGAACGTGGACTTCCTGGTGGGCACCCTGACGTCCGCCGAGGGGCCGGCCGTCTCCGTCGTCGCCAAGGAAAACAAGATCGTCTTCATCGCGCCCATCCCGAAGACCGACCAGCTAACCGCCCCCGACAAGCTCCACCCCTACGTCTTCCGCGTGGCCGCGAACACGACCATGGAAGGCAGGAGCGCGGCAGAGATCGTGGCCAGGTGGCCCGTCACCAAGATTGGGACGATCGCCTTCGACTACGCGTACGGCCAGGACGTGACCCGCGCCTTCGTCGAGCACATCAAGAAGATCAAGCCCAGCGTGGAGATCGTGGACCAACAGTGGCCTAAGCTCGGCGAGCAGGACTACAACCCGTTCATCAACGCCCAGATGGCGAAGAAGCCCGAGGCGGTGGTCTCGTCCATCTGGGGCGGCTTCTTCGTCACCTTCTCCAAGCAGGCCAAGGCGCTCGGCTACTTCGACGCCCTCAAGTACAACTTCATCGGCTTGGGCGAGGCGGGCTCGCCGGAGACGACCAAGGCGATGGGCGCTGACTACCCGACTGGCATCTGGGGCAACTCCTACGACGCCTTCTACTGGGAGGACAACCCGGGCGCCCACAAGGACTACACCGCGCGCGTGTCCAAGTACCTCAAGGACGAGTACCCGTCCTCCTGGGCCATCCAGGGGTACATCGGGATGCAGTTCCTTGTCGAGGCGATCAAGAAGGCCAACAGCACGGACTCGGACAAGGTCGCCAAGGCGCTGCTCGGCTTGAGCGTCGATACGCCGGTGGGCAAGCTGATCCTTCGCGAGAAGGACCACCAGGCGAACCGCGGGCAGCTCTACGGTAAGACCGCGAAGGACGCCAAGTATCCCTTCTCGATCATGAAGCCCGTCACGTACGTCGACCCGACCAAGTTCATGGACTAGCCCGACTCTCCCCCTCACCCTGCCCTCTCCCCCGCGACGGGGGTGAGGGAATCTTGAACCCTCTCCCCTCGGGGGAGACGGCAGGGTGAGGGGGAACCTCCCTCGTGCCCGATCTCTCGTTCGTCTTCGCCCAGTCGCTGAGCGGCCTCACCGCCGCCATGTTCCTGTTCCTCATCGCCTCCGGGCTCTCGCTCATCTTCGGAGTGCTGCGCGTCCTCAACTTCGCCCACGGCACCTTCTACATGCTCGGCGCCTACTCGGCCTACCAAATCGTCCAGTGGCTGGGCACGGGGCCCGTGAGCTTCTGGGTGGCCGCTCTTGGGGCCGCGACGAGTGTCGCCCTGCTGGGTGGAATCGTCGAGCGATTCCTCTTCCAGCGCCTCTACGGCAAGGAGGAGCTGTACCAGCTCTTGTTCACCTACGCGCTCGTCCTCGTCCTGGGCGACGCGGCGAAGATCATCTGGGGCACCCAGCAGAAGTCGCTGAGCCGGCCGCCGGGGCTGACCGGCGCGCTCTCGCTCTTTGGGGCGACCATCCCGTACTACAACCTGTTCATCATTCTCCTCGGCCCGGCCATCGCGCTCGGGTTCTGGTTCGCGCTCCAGCGCACTCGCGCCGGCCGCTTCATCCGCGCCGCCGCGCTCGACCGCGAGACGCTGGGTGCCCTCGGCGTGAACGTCAACGCGCTCTACACCGGCGTCTTCGTGCTCGCATCGTTCCTCGGCGGCCTGGGCGGCGCCCTCATCACGCCGATGCGCGCCATCGTGCCCGGGATGGACACGGAGGTCATCGTCGAAGCCTTCGTGGTCGTGGTCATCGGCGGGCTCGGCTCCTTCTGGGGCACCTTCCTCGGGGCGCTCATCTACGGCCAGGTGCTCTCCTTCGGCATCCTCTTCTTCCCGCGCTTCTCTATCTTCTCCATCTTCGCCCTCATGGCGGCCGTGCTGATCATTCGCCCTTGGGGCCTCCTCGGGAAGCCCCTGAAATGACCCCGTGGGAAGTCCGCCCGAACGACGGGCGCCGGAGGCCCTGCGCAGGCGCCTCGGCGGCCAAATCCTGATGATCAACAAAATCCCGTGGGCCCTGGTGGTCCTCGTGGCGGCGTTCTTCGTGCCGGCGGCGGGCTCGCGCTACTACACCTTCCTCGCCAACGACGTCGTCATCTGGGCGCTCTTCGCCACGAGCCTCAACCTGCTGGTCGGCTACACTGGGCTCGTCTCCTTCGGCCACGCCGCCTACTTCGGCATCGGTGCCTACGCGACCGGCATCCTCATGAAGAAGATGGGCGTGTCGTTCCTCCTGGCCTTTCCCGCGGCCGGCGTCCTGGCCGGGCTCTTCGCCCTCCTCTTCGGCTTCTTTTGCGTGCGCCTCACGCGGATCTACTTCGCCATGCTGACGCTTGCCTTCGCCCAGATCGTCTGGGCGATCTGCTTCAAGTGGAACGAGGTGACCGGCGGCGAGCAGGGCATGCCGGAGATCCCCTACCCGGATTTCGGCTGGCTGGAGCGGGTGGCGGCGTGGCTGCCCTTCGTGGGCGGCTACCGGACGTCGGAATACTTCTATTTCCTCACCCTCCTCCTCGTCGCCGGGTGCCTCTGGCTGCTCCGCCGCGTCGTGGGCTCGCCGTTCGGCCGCATGCTCACCACCATCCGCGAGAATCCGGAGCGCGCAGAGTTCATCGGCGTCAACGTGCGCCGCTACGAGCTGGCGGCCTTCGTCGTCGCGGGCGCCTTCGCGGGGCTCGCGGGCGGGCTCTTCGGCATCTTCAACCGGGGCGTCTTCCCCGACTTCGCGTACTGGACCAAGTCCTCCGAGGTGCTGATCATGACGCTCTTGGGCGGCATGGCCACCTTCATCGGCCCGGCGCTGGGCGCCCTCGCCCTCATCTGGCTCAACCAGCAGATCGTCTCCTACACGCAGTACTGGCCGCTCATCCTCGGCACGATTCTCATCGTGCTGCTCTTCGTCTTCCCCGGCGGGATCGCGGGAGCGGTGGAGTCAGCGGTGCGCCGGCTCCGGCGGAGGCGCCAGGTTGCTTGACGTCCGCGATCTCCGCAAGAGCTTCGACGGCTTCCAGGCCGTGGGCGGGGTCAGCTTCAGCGTCTCGCGCGGCTCGATCAGCGCCATCATCGGGCCCAACGGCGCGGGCAAGACGACGCTCTTCAACCTCATCACCGGCCACCTCCGGCCCGACGCGGGCAGCGTCAGCTTCAATGGCCACGAGGTCACCGGCATCGCGCCGCACGACCTCTGCCGCCTGGGCATGGGCCGGTCCTTCCAGCGCACCAACATCTTCCCGCGGCTCACGGTGTTCCAGAACATCCAGGCGGCGTTCCTTTCCCACCGCGGCCGCGGCTGGAACCTTCTGGCCCGGGTGGACCGCCTCTACCGCGACGAGACCGAGGCGCTGCTCGACTCGGTGGGACTCCTCGACAAGGCCGGTGAAGTCGCCGGCTTCCTCTCCCACGGCAACCAGAAGCAGCTCGAGCTCGGCATCACGCTGGCGCTCGAACCCGAGATCCTCCTCCTCGACGAGCCGACGGCGGGCATGTCGGCCCAGGAGACGCGCGACTCCATCCGGCTTATCGAGCGCATCGCGCGCGAGCGCGGGCTGACGCTCCTCTTCACCGAGCACGACATGGAGGTGGTCTTCGCCATCGCCCACCGCATCACCGTGCTCCACCAGGGCGAGGTCATCGCCGACGGCACGCCCGAAGAGGTGCGCCGGCATCCTGAAGTCCGCCGCGTGTACCTGGGGGAGCGGCGGTGAAGGCGGCGCCGATCCTGGCGGTCGAAGAGGTCTTTACCTCCTACGGCCTGTCGCAGGTCCTCTTCGGTGTCTCGCTGGAGGTGGCGGCGGGCGAGTGCGTCTGTCTCCTGGGCAGGAACGGCGTCGGCAAGACGACGACCATCCGGAGCGTCATGGGGTTGACCCCGCCGCGCGAGGGGCGCGTGGTCTGGAAGGGACGGGACATCGCCGGCCGCCAGCCCTACGAGATCGCCGCCCTCGGCATCGGCTTCGTGCCAGAAGATCGCCGCATCTTCGCCGATCTCACCGTGTGGGAGAACCTCGACGTCGCCGCGCGCAGCCGAGGAGGGAGCTCGGGGTGGACCCTCGAGCGCGTTTTCGACCTCTTCCCCAAGCTTCGCGAGCTGGTGGGCCGGCAGGGCGGCTTCCTCTCCGGCGGCGAGCAGCAGATGCTGACGATCGCGCGCACGCTCATGGGCAACCCCGAGCTGCTGCTCCTCGACGAGCCCTCCGAGGGCCTGGCGCCGCTCGTCGTGGATCACCTCAAGGAACAAATCGCCCGACTCAAGCAGGACGGCCTGACCACCCTCCTCGCCGAGCAGAACGTGGACTTCTGCCTCGACCTGGCCGACCGCGTCTACGTCCTCGAGAAGGGCCGGATCCGCTACGAAGGCACCGCCGCTTCATTCCGGGAAGACGAGTCCATCCGCGCCCAATACCTCGCGCTCTGATTTTCTGGTAGGGTGTGGGCCATGGCGACCTTCACGCTGACGTGCCCCTGCTGCAGCGGCCGGCTGACGATCGACCCCAAGCTCGAGGCCGTGGTCGCCCACGAGCCCCCGCCGCGGGCGAGGTCCGGGCTCGGCCTGGGCGACGCGATCACCTCGCTCCAGGGCGAGGCGGCCAAGCGCGAGGAACGCTTCCGGGAGCAGATGAAGGCCGAGCAGAACAAGTCGAAGGTGCTCGACGCCAAGCTCCAGCAGGCTTTGAAGAAGGCCAAGGACGATCCCTCGAAACCCATCAACCCCATGGACATGGACTAGCACCCGTGGCCGGAGGGGACCCGACCTCCGTCCTGCTCAAGAGCGTCAGCCGCTCCTTCTATCTCTCGCTCGCCGTCCTGCCCGCCGCCGTCAGGCCCGCCATCGGCTTGGCCTATCTCCTGGCGCGGGCCGCCGACACCATCGCCGACACCCGGCTCATCGACCGCCACCAGCGCATCACCCACCTGCTGGCGCTGCGCGACGAGCTCGACGTGCCCGAGCCCGGCCGCGTCGAAGCCATCGTCGAGGCCACGCGAAGCGTCCAGTCGCTCGCGGCGGAGCGCGCGCTGCTCGAGCGCCTGCCCGAGTGCCTGGCGGCCTACCGGGCGCTCCTCGCCGACGACCGCCGGCAGGTGCGCCGCGTCCTCGAAACCATCGTGGAAGGCATGACGGAGGACCTCGCGCGCTTCCCAGGCGAGGACGAGGGCGGGCTCGCCGCGCTCGACACCCGCGCGGCTCTCGACCGCTACACCTATCTGGTCGCGGGCTGCGTCGGCGAGTTCTGGACCGAGGTGCACGTGGCCCACCGGCCGCGGCTCAGGCACTGGGACCTCGAGAAGATGACGGGGTTAGGTATCCGCTTCGGCAAGGCGCTCCAGATGACCAACGTGCTGCGCGACATCCCGCGCGACCTGCGCCAGGGGCGCTGCTACCTGCCCCGCCACGACCTGGCGCTTCTCGGCCTCGAGCCCAAGGACCTCCTCGACCCCAAGATGGGACCGGCCCTCCGGCCGCTTCTCGTCGAGCTGCTCAACGTGGCGCTCGACCACTACGAGGCCGGCTGGCAGTATACCTTCGCCATCCCCAAGCGCGAGACGCGCATGCGGCTGGCCTGCGCGTGGCCGCTCCTGATCGGCCTGCGCACGCTCGATCTGCTCGCGCAGGCGCCCAACTGGCTCGACCCGGACGTCGTCCTCAAGGTGCCGCGCATCCGCGTGTACGGCATGATGGCGCAGTCGGTGGCGACGGTCTGGTCCACGCGCGCGCTCGCCCGCAAGGCCCGCCAGCTCCGCGAGCGCATCCGGCTGTGATCCCCATCCTGCAGGTGGACGCCTTCACCGAGCGCCCCTTCGGCGGCAACCCCGCCGCCGTGGTCCTCGACGCGCAGGGGCTCTCCGACCGCCAGATGCAGGCGATCGCCACGGAGATGCGCGTCGCCGGCACGGCGTGCCTCACGCCGGCCACTGCCGAGGGCGCCCAGTGGCGCCTCCGATGGTTCACGCCGACCCGCGAGATCGCCTACTCGGGCCATACGACGCTGGCGGCCGTCCACGCCCTCATCGAAGCGGGGAGGCTCCGCAACGACCACGTCGTCTTCGAGACGCAGGCGGGGCCCTTGGGCGCTAGCGTGGTCGCGGGCAAGGCGCGCCGGCTCATCTGGCTCGAGCCCAAGGTGCCCGCGCTCGATCCCTTCACCGGCCAGCTCACTCACATTCGGGAGGCGCTCGGGCTTCCCGTGGCCGCAGGCTGGGCACACCCGGTGACGACACCCGACCACGACCTCCTCATCCCCGTCGCGGGGCTCGACGTCCTGCGAGCGCTCACGCCGAACATGGCGGCGCTCGCGGAGGTCGCGATCCATGCCGGCGTGCGCGGCGTCTGCGTCGTGTCGCGCGAAACGATAGACAAAGGCTCGGCGACGCACTGCCGCTTCTTCGCTCCACATTTTGGAATACCCGAGGACATCGTGACGGGCTCCGTCCACTCCTCGATCGGGATCTGGCTCCTCGAGGCGGGGGTCCTGCATGCCGACAGCACGCTCGCGGCCTTCACGGCCGAGCAGGGCGACGGCATGGGCCGCCCGGGCAGACTGCGCGTGGAGCTCCAGGTGCATGACGGCGCCGTCGCCCGCGTGCGCGTCGGCGGCACGGCCGTGACCGTGCTGGCGGGCAGCATCGCCGTCCCGGACGCGTGAGGTTCCTCGGGGTCGATCTCGCCTGGAAGGACGGCAATCCTTCGGGCGTGGTGCTCCTCGGCGGCCAGAGCTTTCCACTCCGCCTGCGCGAGGCCCCACAGATCCTGACGGATCATGCCGGCGTA is part of the Candidatus Methylomirabilota bacterium genome and harbors:
- a CDS encoding pitrilysin family protein, producing MTRRVLALAAALILLAPAAASAQGGGVTRTRLPNGLTVLVRENPAAPVVAYSLMVTMGTRTETPDIAGISNLLQQMLVRGTEKLDGEQIAEAADRMGGSIDAYGDADYSEITATALSRNWQEMLELIGDCALRPTLPDGTVQAVRDFLGRQIRNRGDKPFDVASDKMRAALFGSNPYAWDPLGRRESVEKLTREALLAYYRRYYVPGQMVLAVSGDVKTADVIPQVQRIFGALPSGTTASPAVPAPPAMAATREVAVVPGAQAQILMAALAPALTHPDHPPLKVLTALLGGGMASRFFSELRDQQALAYTTLAQYPARVDTSAFISILGTAPENVPKAERALTQQLERIRTQQASAEEVAVARAYVLGSQAMDRRTNARQAWYLAFYEIAGVGFEFLDRYAADVKKVTPADVQRVAQKYLGILRTVIVQPK
- a CDS encoding HAD family hydrolase, whose protein sequence is MKALLVDLDDTLLDYSGGVDECWSAACETVTAPAGVDTAALVDAVRKARRWFWDDPERHRCERVDMPGAWRKIVAHGLERMGAPNEPLAAAVAEDFAARRWAVMRLFPGVAEALGRLREAGVAMALVTNGDKSQQRRKIERYDLARYFDAILIEGEFGAGKPEEIVYRHVLERLGVPAREAWMVGDNIEWDVAAPQRLGLRGVWVDRDGTGLAAGSAVRPHRIIREFPEILAS
- a CDS encoding PD-(D/E)XK nuclease family protein, whose translation is MADLVNQFSWSRTRDNVFKECRRRYYFQYYGAWGGWEAGADPLVRRLYVLKQLGTRQMWAGRLVHEAVERALLAMRDGHALSEAALIEDTVRQMRLEWRGSKDGVYREHPKRTGLFEHEYGVPICDSEWQALRDHIVRCLRNFHRLPLLEDIKRTPTERWAFIEDIGSFPFEGTKLFSAPDFGYWNAADRLQLVDWKTGGNGAGAGIQLGGYALYALEVMRVELSRVDLLEVNLREGKVTAHPWDEASLDRVREHIRLSVRAMKAYLKDPERNLAEEANFEKAEELRICRWCNFRAVCKPELPPFTAPEEAPAEA
- a CDS encoding 4-oxalocrotonate tautomerase family protein, translating into MPFVNIRIYEGWGKERKDEIARRVTGAITEVTGLPKEAVWVVIEEVNPHDWYAAGKSGEPIKK
- a CDS encoding SMP-30/gluconolactonase/LRE family protein — encoded protein: MTIEIRDPRVTAVVGPKVEFEKIAGGCLFTEGPLWHPTGKYLLWSDMPGDHLRRWSAKDGVTTFRKPCNMSNGLTWDRQGRLLACEHASSQVSRTEPDGRITPVATHYDGRQLNSPNDIVCAADGSVYFSDPPYGRAEFYGVKRPQELPFQGVYRASSDPKRPTLLADDFDRPNGLCFSLDGRRLFVNDTARKHIRVFDVKPDGGLANGRVWAETTGEGPGAPDGMKIDSAGNVYCCGPGGIHVFTPEGACLGVIHVPERTANFAWGDDDSRSLYITASTSVYRILVQVPGFPAL
- a CDS encoding ABC transporter substrate-binding protein, with translation MIRALTLLLAALLALPIAAEAQKPIKVGMPMPLSGPAALFGEPATKGAQMYIDEINAKGGVLGRKIELLTRDSKADANEAVRVARELILKENVDFLVGTLTSAEGPAVSVVAKENKIVFIAPIPKTDQLTAPDKLHPYVFRVAANTTMEGRSAAEIVARWPVTKIGTIAFDYAYGQDVTRAFVEHIKKIKPSVEIVDQQWPKLGEQDYNPFINAQMAKKPEAVVSSIWGGFFVTFSKQAKALGYFDALKYNFIGLGEAGSPETTKAMGADYPTGIWGNSYDAFYWEDNPGAHKDYTARVSKYLKDEYPSSWAIQGYIGMQFLVEAIKKANSTDSDKVAKALLGLSVDTPVGKLILREKDHQANRGQLYGKTAKDAKYPFSIMKPVTYVDPTKFMD
- a CDS encoding branched-chain amino acid ABC transporter permease, yielding MPDLSFVFAQSLSGLTAAMFLFLIASGLSLIFGVLRVLNFAHGTFYMLGAYSAYQIVQWLGTGPVSFWVAALGAATSVALLGGIVERFLFQRLYGKEELYQLLFTYALVLVLGDAAKIIWGTQQKSLSRPPGLTGALSLFGATIPYYNLFIILLGPAIALGFWFALQRTRAGRFIRAAALDRETLGALGVNVNALYTGVFVLASFLGGLGGALITPMRAIVPGMDTEVIVEAFVVVVIGGLGSFWGTFLGALIYGQVLSFGILFFPRFSIFSIFALMAAVLIIRPWGLLGKPLK
- a CDS encoding branched-chain amino acid ABC transporter permease, yielding MINKIPWALVVLVAAFFVPAAGSRYYTFLANDVVIWALFATSLNLLVGYTGLVSFGHAAYFGIGAYATGILMKKMGVSFLLAFPAAGVLAGLFALLFGFFCVRLTRIYFAMLTLAFAQIVWAICFKWNEVTGGEQGMPEIPYPDFGWLERVAAWLPFVGGYRTSEYFYFLTLLLVAGCLWLLRRVVGSPFGRMLTTIRENPERAEFIGVNVRRYELAAFVVAGAFAGLAGGLFGIFNRGVFPDFAYWTKSSEVLIMTLLGGMATFIGPALGALALIWLNQQIVSYTQYWPLILGTILIVLLFVFPGGIAGAVESAVRRLRRRRQVA
- a CDS encoding ABC transporter ATP-binding protein; amino-acid sequence: MLDVRDLRKSFDGFQAVGGVSFSVSRGSISAIIGPNGAGKTTLFNLITGHLRPDAGSVSFNGHEVTGIAPHDLCRLGMGRSFQRTNIFPRLTVFQNIQAAFLSHRGRGWNLLARVDRLYRDETEALLDSVGLLDKAGEVAGFLSHGNQKQLELGITLALEPEILLLDEPTAGMSAQETRDSIRLIERIARERGLTLLFTEHDMEVVFAIAHRITVLHQGEVIADGTPEEVRRHPEVRRVYLGERR
- a CDS encoding ABC transporter ATP-binding protein is translated as MKAAPILAVEEVFTSYGLSQVLFGVSLEVAAGECVCLLGRNGVGKTTTIRSVMGLTPPREGRVVWKGRDIAGRQPYEIAALGIGFVPEDRRIFADLTVWENLDVAARSRGGSSGWTLERVFDLFPKLRELVGRQGGFLSGGEQQMLTIARTLMGNPELLLLDEPSEGLAPLVVDHLKEQIARLKQDGLTTLLAEQNVDFCLDLADRVYVLEKGRIRYEGTAASFREDESIRAQYLAL
- a CDS encoding phytoene/squalene synthase family protein, whose translation is MAGGDPTSVLLKSVSRSFYLSLAVLPAAVRPAIGLAYLLARAADTIADTRLIDRHQRITHLLALRDELDVPEPGRVEAIVEATRSVQSLAAERALLERLPECLAAYRALLADDRRQVRRVLETIVEGMTEDLARFPGEDEGGLAALDTRAALDRYTYLVAGCVGEFWTEVHVAHRPRLRHWDLEKMTGLGIRFGKALQMTNVLRDIPRDLRQGRCYLPRHDLALLGLEPKDLLDPKMGPALRPLLVELLNVALDHYEAGWQYTFAIPKRETRMRLACAWPLLIGLRTLDLLAQAPNWLDPDVVLKVPRIRVYGMMAQSVATVWSTRALARKARQLRERIRL
- a CDS encoding PhzF family phenazine biosynthesis protein, with the protein product MIPILQVDAFTERPFGGNPAAVVLDAQGLSDRQMQAIATEMRVAGTACLTPATAEGAQWRLRWFTPTREIAYSGHTTLAAVHALIEAGRLRNDHVVFETQAGPLGASVVAGKARRLIWLEPKVPALDPFTGQLTHIREALGLPVAAGWAHPVTTPDHDLLIPVAGLDVLRALTPNMAALAEVAIHAGVRGVCVVSRETIDKGSATHCRFFAPHFGIPEDIVTGSVHSSIGIWLLEAGVLHADSTLAAFTAEQGDGMGRPGRLRVELQVHDGAVARVRVGGTAVTVLAGSIAVPDA